The Mercenaria mercenaria strain notata chromosome 6, MADL_Memer_1, whole genome shotgun sequence genome contains the following window.
gaaatgaactttgaccttgagattgacgtagtgacctactttcacatttctgtagctacagccttcaaatttggacctcatacATAGGTTTGTGtatagaaataaactttgaccttgacattgacctagtgacctactttcacatttttgaaggtacatgcttcaaattttgaccacatgcatagtttggtgttccgaaatgaaatttgaccttgattttgacctagtgacctactttcacaattcttaagctacagccttcaaattcggaccacatgcatagttttgtgtaccgaaatgaactttgaccttgagattgacctagtgacctactttcacatttctcaagctacaggcttcagatttggaccacatgcatagttttgtgtcatgaattgaaatttgaccttgatttttacctagtacctactttcacatttctcagtcTACattcttcaaatttgaagcacatacatagttttgtgtacagaaatgaactttgaccttgaaattgatctagtgacctactttcacatttctcaagatacagcttcaaatttggaccacaatcatggaccacatgcacagttttatgtaccgaaatgaaatttgaccttgattttgaccttgatctagtcttgaaatttggaatattcaaaaatggctcaatggtgggcgccaagatcactgtgatctcttgtctttatctgtttagaaaaaaaagccAGATTCAGTCTGCCGGTGGAAATGAAAGTGACACTTATCTAGAAacaattcatcaaatttatttaaaattaaggAAAGATCCAGATCTCAATGAATAAATgtgttgaaattatttccaatAATATTTCCAGTGGAATGTTTCTCAAGTAAGTAACACCTGCGCTTGCTCATTGTAAATCtttaatataaatttgatataaattttatattatgtataaaattgaTGTAGGTACTGTTTTAATTTCCTGTCTTTTACAATTATTCGagactttatttatatatttcaaaaactgaCAGTAGTGACAGCTGCTGCATTAAAATGTCTAACGTATACCCCTACATAAACGCCCACGGGGTGTTGTATTTAGAAAAATTTGGGCccagttaaacaagagctgtcagaggacagcaacactcgattatcaattaaatgaatataaaagtcgaaaaagggtcataattttgtaaaattgcaaaacaggcaGTGCGATGTTTTACCAGTCCTCGCTACTATGTATCATTCTTTAAGCGAAATTTCAATTTCCCgatgcgagaattaagaaagacatgtaAAACTTAAGACGGTAAATATCGCCCTAAAAActtcgcgaggattgttaaatctcgcatgtatatatgttttcggacaaggcgacgcATTGTCACGTGTTGCCGAGGCGAGAATTAAAGttgcacgaacaggattccgtagaaaATTGTAGTTCATGATAGAATTTTTTTCAACCAAACCGTCTGGACATCTCAAAGAAAAGCGAATACTTGAGATACGTGAACATATATACACTTACATCAAGAGCAAGTAGCTGGTATTTTTGTACACAATCCTTTCCATCTCCTTCTACACTTACTGCAAGTGCTTTACGCAGCGGATCGATGCTTTTGTAACCTCCTTTTactgtaagtacatgtataaaaaggTCACGTGATCAATGGATAGTCGTGTATTTTTCGCTCCagtaaaaaaattagaaaagtgattaaaataaaaaaaaacagtagatGGAATTGAACTGTGAATGACAATATTGATGTTAGACAAGTGATAGCGTGTGGAATTATTAAGATCTATGGGTAAAAAGAGCAGGAATAAGAGGAAAAAAGTGATGATAGTTTGAACGATGACAGTTTGAATAGTGGAAATAAGGCGGGAAGGTTTACGGATTCACCGGAGGGTAACTGGGTGAGTGTCAGTGATATCCTTAATGAAACTAACTCTGTATTGTTTGGATGTAATGATCAGGTGAATCTATCTAACCTGTTTGATGAAACGGCAATGTctgatcaaactgtgaacaaaaaCGGGCACCCCCCACCCAGTTCAGTGGAACTTAGTACACCGGATATGGCTATGAAACCAACAAATAGGGAGCTTATGACTTGTTTAAAAAGTATTGATAGTAAATTGTCAGCTGTGGATAAGCGACTAAAGTCACTGGAGTCATTAGAGGGTAAGGTTGATAAACTTGATCAGGAAATGAAAAAACTTTGGACTTATATTCATGACAATCCAAAGAGGAGTGACGAGCGTTTGCAGAAGGTGGAGAGTATGGCGGAAAGCACGGATTTTAACCTCGGACTTGTGAATGATAAGGTTGTTACGTTGGAAAAAGAGAGGGTCGCTATGAGGGACGATCTAGCGTATTTACAGTCGCAGTCAATGCGCAATAACCTCATATTCGGAAATATTTTTGAGGCCCCGACAGAGACACCGGCCGAGACGGAGGAGACATTACGGGGATTTATGGAAGCAGAATTGAACATTGCCAAGGAGCTAGTCGAAAAGATACAATTTGAGCGAGTGCATCGTGTTGGTACAAAGAAGAGTCAAACGGACAGGAGAAATATTGTTGCTAAGTTTTCGCTGTTTAAGGAACGGGAAATGGTACGGAAACAGTGGAAAAATCTCCAAGGTACAAACTTTTATATGCATGAACAATTTCCTAAGGAGGTTAATGATAAGCGAAGGAAACTGCTGCCGCAGCTGAAGGAAGCAAAACGGGCGGGTAAGAAAGCGTGGCTGTCGTTTGACACATTATACATAGATGGGAAGCCAGTGAGGCCAGACGCATAGGGATTCGGCGAGGGTGAGCTTAAGATCATATCTTGGAACATTAATGGGCTTACGAGTGCTAAGAAACATTCTCCAGACTTTGTTAAGCTAATTTCTGACAATGATATCATATTCTTATATGAAACATGGGCTAATAAAGACAGTGATGTGGAATTACCCGATTATACTGCAcataatttttatagaaaatttttcaGAATCGTAATGCCAGGCGTTGTAGCGGGGGAATTGTAGTGTATTATAAAACTCATTTAACACCAGAAATTGAAATAGGACCCATCATGACactataatttggttaaaactagaccgtaatttttttcattttgaaaatgatgtGTACATTTGTGGAGTTTATTTATGGGGTGAAGATTCACCTGCCTATACCATTGCTAATGTAGACCTATTTgatgttttacaaaatgatatacaTGATTTTGAAGATTTAGGGTCTCTGTACCTAGTAGGTGACTGGAATAGTAGGGTAGGGAAGAAAAATGACTTTATAACTTGTGACTCGAATATCAGTCATATTGATGATGATGACTATGTTCCCGTTACATACCTGTACCGGGCCTCACTTGATAATGTGTGTAACAGTTTTGGAATTAAATTACTTGATCTCTGTCGGTCTAGTGGTTTTCGTATTTGTAACGGTCGCATCGGCCGTGATTTTAATTGTGGTATGTATACATATGCTAGCAAAAATGGTGCGTCCGTGATTGACCTGCTGTTGGCGAGGGATAAAGATTTTTCTCTATTGTGTGATTTTTGTTTAGATTCTTTCAATGAATATAGTGACCATGCGTCTATTTTGTTCGCATTGAGATGTAATGTTTATGTTGATGTGCCTGGGGTTAAAAGCGAGGTCAGGTATAAATGGAACGAAAGCTATAAAGAAACTTTTCGTGCGGGATTATCTCAAAGGGGTAAATTCAGAAATAGTCAAAATCGGCCCaacttcaaaaatctttgaaaatctgtcaaatgaaacataaatatgtctttattcatatttcattactgTAATTACCTTTTTTGCACGTTTGTCGCGTTTTCCGGGCTTTTTATCATGCCTACCCAAACACACTTTTGACGTCATTACGTTTGATTTTCTTTAACGTCATGTCGTTGTACAAAACACGTATTTATAGTCTTATCCATTTTATTTGTAGTTTGCGCATGAGCTCCTAATATCCAACGGACAAAGACCGTTATTCACATTTTTCTTGCTTTTAATTACATGACAGCCGTATGACAATATGCTTAgtcgcgaaaacatgtgacaaactGACAATTCGGGAACCACTCATTTAACTCTAATTATAATACTTTACCCGTGGCAACAATCAGTAACGTTGAAGTGGAAAGTTGAAATGATGTTTTCTACCATTTTCAGGTGTTATCCCAACCTACCATATGTAGGTCAGGtctcgtgttcacaaaacattttcagtctcggctgagattgataatgaaactttatttgtcatttatatctaaatagcgtgtttaaaactaaattttaagttaataaccattttcaaatgatttttcagtattgatggtcagtttcagttggaattaagttttgaagttttagaaaaattgatattgaaatttcaagCTCAAACTCGGCTCAGACCGAAAAATGATTTGTGAACACGAAGCCAGGCTAGCCAATCTTGAACACTGCGCGACctcaaagtaaaaaagaaataaaaaatctttcTGTGACTACGTATGTCCGGGGATAAAATGTAAGAGATCGCTATTATGATAATGTAGAGGATTTTGTTTCGTCCATTATATGGACTATTCTATTTTCgtacatattttaattatcatCATAAAAGCAATCGTTCAGTGCTTGTAGGTGAAGTCGGGAATATTCGGGTTAATTTATTGAGCAAACTACCAAAAGTACCTTCCGCGCCTACACCAAATGCTGTATTCTTTTTCCTGCAAATCGacatattcaacaaagaagaaaagaaatattatgaaagaaattttagaaaatactaGAATAAACAATTGTGTGTTTGATGTGTATTACTTTTTAACATTCATTACGAAACGAGTTTTTCCGGCGCCAGCGGAAAGACTGAGAAATATATAGTTACGATGTGCAACAATTGATAATATTGTAAATAGGAACATGGAAATCTTGAATAGTCTCAGCATTCCTTACATATTGACCAAAGACGGAAACAAAATTAAGACATATTAAAATTGTTAGTAGAAAGTGTAGATTCTTTTCAGAAAATCAGTAACAtagttacatttaaataatacaaTTCGCCAAAATTATATCGAAATTTTGCCTAAATAAAATTGAATCCATATTATGCATTGTAAATGCAAATCTAATTATGAACTTAAAGAAGTTATGACAGTCGTTTATACATGTTGCAAAGTAGAACGAACGCAGATGCAACGTATGTTTTAATTTCGTTTTTAGACAGAATATCATATTTCTTGACAATAAAGAATTTCACGTACAAGGTCAAACTTCAGACTAAACGTATCTGTATTAAAACTGAAATGCAGTAACATTTCTCTACAAACAAACgacaagtttaataaaaaaaacccttaagaATACGTATCTCCAACATATGGTTAAAGATATTTAAGGTATAACACAGAATACCAATTTTAAACGATGACAGTCATGACCTCGGTCTTGTATCAAGACGCCGGACTTAGAAACTCTGGATTACAATTTCATTCTCCAGCTCCTTAAACGAATCCCATTTACAGGAACTTTGTGTGTTTTATGCTAAATATCAACGTTTTTTCTTGAACTAGAATCCAAAACCTTAAATAATTTACCATTGTTCAGGAGTAACGCGGTTGAAACCAAGGTCAACCTGTTTTAcactaatgtagaaaaaaatgaagataacTATTCATTTTAGTAGATAGGTGCAACATTCAAATTAGTCAGCAGAAACAAGAGCGGCTCAAGAGGGGGCGACCTCTTTAAAACCTTGCGGgtatacattttataacataaagtTGAAACATAAGTAATTCAACACACGAACTCCTTGGCTAGTTTCGCTcgtaaaaatatacatgtaaatagtaTTCATAGCTGCTAAAGGTCTTGAACGAAAATTGAGTTTTAATCAAccttcttttttttacaaatttaaaagctCACAATGACTGTGTCAAATATAAAGTCCCCATGTGTGTGAAGTATACGCTGGATTGAATCACTAAGGTGTATTTGCGTATGTTTTTTTCCAAGGGGGCATGTCCCCATTCTGCACCCCCGCTATACCATAATCAGCCCATTTAACATTTCATTGAAATGAGTAATTGTAATTTAGCATTATGTGAATAAGACTGGGATGCGTACAGAAGGATACTTAAAATTTTAGCCAATTATtgtattatcttaaaaaaaaagattaaaccttttaaaaatgatatataaaatacgTCATAGAGTATATCTACCAGATCTAAAAAACGAATGTGGACtagtgtgacaggaaaggccgtaccggcgacagtaaccatcagaacaaatcaacaccctttacaatatttacaaatttatttacataagatgattattaacaatgaatagatatgaaaagaaaaaaaaaactgattataagaaagaaaaaaaagaaagttcagtatctctagatacaaaagttcttatagtccattctaatctgacgtgacacaggtctttaatgtaattgtgaactttaagtagcacaaacaaaacagcttctaaattcaaaatacagtccctttaaaccgtgaatacgttgattccgtgttggctccctatggtggtaggtgattgcatccctgagctgacttcagaggataccaaaaatcatcgtctttgcggtttacggcacaaccatgggacgaaagctctgcgctgggaatatcacatccaggcgagtgaagacaagtgaacctcgggcattgtacttccgggttatgacatcaccaggtaaaatcgtctgggggaagaagctaaaatatataacatatggtaagcaccatagcaaaacaaataagtcagggcataaaactgctcctttgggtataccatacctccgtaggctcccataaataatacgtgctacttatacaaaacatatgtgctactaagttcaaacgtcacatgattaaaatacgtcacttattacttccatattacaaagattacttacttaaaagactaaagttaaagtatgaaaaagatatgaaaagtttatgatgaaacattatagatacggacatgataaactgcagctattatttacaactacaaattaacaaaattcaatataaatcaaacgttatatgatagttggcatccatataatatcaaatgccatacactaaaacggacattgtatgtgtatgcaatagactggcacacaattacaaattacaataatatattacaaacatggcactagacttgccatatagatttatacataaccatacaatgcagtaatggcgttccataattaacaaaatgtttgacataagtttttgaaacaaagtactttataaatatcatgttacaaatttcagtacaaattttacatcttatataaatgaaacattttagattcctctttcgaaataatttacaaaagtctgaaaaatttaataaattatcctgacataccgaaactagccaaaatcatatgccgaaaagtaaatgttacagaattctgtagaatgaacaaaaatttatccaaaaaaaaagtcgtaatgcaaaaatcatacaaaaatctaacaaataaatttcttacctcgatcgagcataaatttctagcaagaaaataattcagacatagattcgtctataatgtcgtaaggtggtgtgcgcaaggcatatttagtccagtctatttaaaggataatgtcccgccaaatactaaatttcatgggattcacgggtaagccgtgagctatgactattgtcattttcacgggattcacgatatagccggggaatctaactactttggcgcggatttaaattgacaatttgaggcccattatagtggttttggggataaaaacataaattactgaagtttataaaatatcaactttcttattactgaacagaatttaatgaaatttacatggaaatttaagttatgaaatacagaaaaacatgagaggtatttcatgcgtgaaatctgacatttacctcaataactcaaaaatttacaaaaagatgatgcaatacctgcatttacaatacatataaaataaggcccgtatgtcaatttgtgacaactAGAGTTCtagtaaacaatttaaataagCCTAAACGTTGTTTCATTTTCGAGTTAAAACAGATTTAAGTAGGCTACATTATTGAAAGAGCCTGGTTACCTATAGGCCCTAGGCCTAAcgtttttttctccatattttctaTTCAATATGAGTTCAAATTTAGTAATGTTTTAGGAATAAAGATGACCTTATTCAAGAAAAATTACTTAAAGTACTGAGAATACACAAAGTGTGGGTGTAAGAAACATGATGTAAATATCTTCCGAACATAGCCTACATTCCGTTGTGTCTGCGTGTGAACTTCGAGCAATTCGTTGTTTTCGTCTCATATGTTTCAAAGATAATAAATGTCTTCTACAATAACATAACTAATAAGAACCGGCATATTAACATATTCAAATGTAAATTCCTGTCAGACAGCGGCAATAAAACAGTTTTGTCTAGTTACTGTAGCAGCATTGCCTGTGCCGTCCACATTTCAATTTGTACTatgacgagaaagttggttacttattccttattccttattcctttttcgaataaggaataagtaactaggtacattttgttacttattcctttttcgaataaggaataagtaactagtactttttgttacttattccttattcaaatgcgaataagtaacagacacattaacaccagataaagtctAATCTCCTacaaaaacgtgttctgaacacatctcatatcTATTTCGCCAAGTCGAATAAGGAaaaagtaactggattcattttgttacttattccttattcaaacgcgaataagtaacagacaaatttgcaacaaaataaaGTGTCATCGCGTTCACTATTTCACCAGCatgatttaatttttcactttaagacctactaaacgtgttctgaatacatgtcatattgttttctccgagaaatgaaaaaactcgaataaggaataagtaactggccatattttgttacttattccttattcaaacgcgaataagtaacaggcaagttaataccatataaagtctcacctcgttcaccatttcttcaacatgatttaaataCTCACTGTtaaacctacaaaacgtgttctgaacacatgtcatatctttttctccgagaaatgataaaattcgaataaggaataagtaactggattcattttgttacttattccttattcaaacgcgaataagtaacagactaatgaataccatataaagtctcacctcgttcaccatttcttcaacatgatttaaataCTAACTGTTAAACCTAAAAAACGTGTTCTGAGCACATGTCATATCTTTTTCTCCGAGAAAtgataaaagtcgaataaggaataagtaactggattcattttgttacttattccttattcaaacgcgaataagtaacagacaaatttacaacaaaataaagtgtCATCGCGTTCACTATTTCTCCAGCatgatttaatttttcactttaagacctactaaacgtgttctgaatacatgtcatattgttttctccgagaaatgaaaaaactcgaataaggaaAGTTCGTAAataagtatgttcgatttgcgacttcattttgtggtaattcttctgttacttattcgcggccgaataagtaacaagtaacgtgcgggttcaatattattcagacatgttcaaaatcggttttataggacttgttgGGAGCTAgtcaatcatgctgaacataagatttggcactgcatctagtgctagtgcatgttttacttattcgtgcacaaattagtaataagtaacgtatgggtttaatataattcagacatgttcagaaccaaatttatatgacttgttatagcttactcaatcacactcgacataagtatgttcgatttgcgacttcatcttgtggtaattcttctgttacttattcgcggccgaataagtaacaagtaacgtgcgggttcaatattattcagacatgttcaaaatcggttttataggaaTTGTTGGGAGCTAgtcaatcatgctgaacataagatttggcactgcatctactgctagtgcatgttttacttattcgtgcacaaataagtaataagtaacgtacgggttgaatctaattcagacatgttcagaactcAATTTAAATGACTTGTTATAGCTGACTGAATCATACTCAACATAAGTGTGTTCGGTTTACGGATTAATCTGGTGGTAATTCATCTGTTACTTATTTGCGGACGtataagtaacaagtaacgtgcgggttcaatgAAGAAATGATGAATGTGATGAGGTGTTATCTTAAgttcattcatcttttactttttccagttctaattattcgacttctgcaattttctgatgaaataaaaatgtcaagtgttcggaacacgttttgtaggttgaaAAATGTGTTACTAAATCATGTTGAAAAAAATGGTGAACGTGATGCGACTTAATCTGgtgtttatttctctgttacttattcgcgtttgaataaggaataaggaataagtaacaaaatgaaactagttacttattccttattcgacttataATATTTCTGGGTGAAGAAAGACATGGCATGTGTTCAAAACACGTTTTGTATGTCTTACAGTGAGTAATTAATTCATGTTGAAGAAATAGTGAACACGATGagactttattttgttgttaatttgtctgttacttattcgcgtttgaataaggaataagtaacaaaatgaatccagttacttattccttattcgagttttaTCATTTCTCGgcgaaaacaatatgacatgtgttcacaaCACGTTTTGTACGTCTaatagtgagtaattaaatcatattgaagaaatggtgaacgaggtgagactttatatggtattaatttgcctgttacttattcgcgtttgaataaggaataagtaacaaaataacgccagttacttattccttattcgagttttttcatttctcggagaaaacaatatgacatgtattcagaacacgtttagtaggtcttaaagtgaaaaattaaatcatGCTGGAGAAATAGTGAAAGCGATGacactttattttgttgtaaatttgtctgttacttattcgcgtttgaataaggaataagtaacaaaatgaatccagttacttattccttattcgacttttatcattgcttggctaaatagatatgagatgtgttcagaacacgtttttgtAGGAGATTagactttatctggtgttaatgtgtctgttacttattcgcatttgaataaggaataagtaacaaaaagtacctagttacttattccttattcgaaaaaggaataaggaataaggaataagttaCCAACTTTCTCGTCATATTTGTACTGGCTAGTTTGTTGGGAAATTACACCGTGCACCGGGAATGTATATTGCAGCCATTTCCTGTCGTTTTCTAAATATACCCGGTACCATTTCTTTCTACCTTATGTCGTATACCTACATGGCACTGCTAAATAAACCTAAAAATAGCAgccttttaattttaaagaggTCATCAACATAATTGCCCCAACACTGCTCACGTAGGTGTACTACGCAtaatttgcagtttttgaaaaatgcaaGAAAGTTATAGCAGAAGACTGTATTTCAAACTTGGCTAAACagcaagcatttattgaacgtgCATTTATCTTAACTGGATAGATCTAGAAATCCCATAACAAGCGAGACTTAAACTTCGATTTTTTAGGTACAAGTTagaatgcaaataaaaaaaaaacatcgtattaaaatggaatttatatttatttaccaaCGTTAGAATTATTCGAGACATTCAGGCAAttcaaaagcaaaacattttgttcattttgccgCATATCGTATTGATGGTGCGTGATATGCgaatttatcatgcaactactatgcaaagtgcctgatatcacttgcctgatattttattttgttatcaggtcattgacctgatatcaaaattaagcccctcccatattgacggactagtttttacaccattccagattgaattttattagagtccagtttcgatgttgcacaactttttttctaaatagattctgtaatttcaacaaatttcctcgaatatggttgtctctaattttatcacacagacaatagcactgaatgacgtcattgtgaaacgttcatcatgacatcacagtgtatacatggatcgattcttggaaaggtttacaatacacttgacaatgtatgatgtacttattcttgatttatgtcttatttaaggcatgcacattttattaagtatcagcaaaagtatttgtgttaattattattcttggatcagtgtaaatttagtgattttaaaaaactttaaagtatctcAAAGACTCTGACCTGAGTCTGGAAATGGAAGTGGTGAAATTTTCTGCGCTTTGGACATAGAATCTATAGTTTTCTGAGTCAAATGTTTCataatatggaaataaagcatgttttgatttattcaagaggatgatttttgataaaaatttttatGCCggtaagagtttatttcattgttatttttttaaaaagaatatcagaaagtcaataaactttgtcggagttgaattcaatatggctgccgtattgtttcgttcagaagtttcaggggcggatgaattttcaaatccgtaaaatataattCTAATTATTTGCTTCATTAGacatttttttactaaataagAGATGAAGACATATGTTGTTCTAAGCAGTTTGTgtgtttcatgataaatagaataacaggctactgtcttttgatatcaatgttatcaggtctcggctgatatgggcggaaggggttcggttccctcatcccttccagcccatatcaacctcgacctgataacattgatatcaaaagacagtagcctgttattctctataagACAGTAGTTAGGCTATTACGCAGTAATACTACGTCATCAAGTATACACGTCATGATGCTTGGTATCTTCCTGGAATAGTAT
Protein-coding sequences here:
- the LOC128557934 gene encoding uncharacterized protein LOC128557934, whose translation is MSDQTVNKNGHPPPSSVELSTPDMAMKPTNRELMTCLKSIDSKLSAVDKRLKSLESLEGKVDKLDQEMKKLWTYIHDNPKRSDERLQKVESMAESTDFNLGLVNDKVVTLEKERVAMRDDLAYLQSQSMRNNLIFGNIFEAPTETPAETEETLRGFMEAELNIAKELVEKIQFERVHRVGTKKSQTDRRNIVAKFSLFKEREMVRKQWKNLQGTNFYMHEQFPKEVNDKRRKLLPQLKEAKRAGKKAWLSFDTLYIDGKPVRPDA